One Triticum dicoccoides isolate Atlit2015 ecotype Zavitan chromosome 5B, WEW_v2.0, whole genome shotgun sequence genomic window carries:
- the LOC119311903 gene encoding peamaclein-like translates to MKKLRTTTLALLLLLVFLAASSLRAAMAGSAFCDGKCGVRCSKASRHDDCLKYCGICCAECNCVPSGTAGNKDECPCYRDKTTGHGARKRPKCP, encoded by the exons ATGAAGAAGCTTCGCACCACCACTCtggctctccttctcctcctcgtcttcctagCAGCCTCGTCCCTCCGTGCCGCCATGGCTGGGTCAG CGTTCTGCGACGGCAAGTGCGGGGTGAGGTGCTCCAAGGCGAGCCGGCACGACGACTGCCTCAAGTACTGCGGGATATGCTGCGCCGAGTGCAACTGCGTGCCGTCGGGGACCGCCGGCAACAAGGACGAGTGCCCCTGCTACCGCGACAAGACCACCGGCCACGGCGCGCGCAAGAGGCCCAAGTGCCCATGA